The proteins below are encoded in one region of Thermithiobacillus plumbiphilus:
- a CDS encoding carbon-nitrogen hydrolase: MNKRILPVGLVQQGCSEHRESNLETSFAGVREAARRGAKLVLLQELHTGVYFCQTEDTARFDQAETIPGPSSEALGQLARELGIVIVGSLFERRAPGLYHNTAVVLDSDGRLAGKYRKMHIPDDPGFYEKFYFTPGDLGFEPVDTSIGRLGVLVCWDQWYPEAARLMALAGAELLLYPTAIGWDPRDDEAEKTRQRDAWIISQRAHAVANGLPVLACNRTGFEPDPSEKGPGIQFWGSSFVAGPQGEFLAQAPMDQETVLVTEVDLDRSEDVRRIWPFLRDRRIESYGDLLKRYRD, translated from the coding sequence TTGAACAAACGCATCCTGCCGGTCGGCCTCGTACAGCAAGGCTGCAGCGAACACCGCGAGAGCAACCTGGAAACCAGTTTCGCCGGGGTGCGCGAGGCCGCGCGCCGGGGCGCGAAGCTCGTGCTGCTGCAGGAGCTGCATACCGGTGTCTACTTCTGCCAGACCGAGGACACGGCGCGTTTCGACCAGGCCGAGACCATCCCCGGCCCCAGCTCCGAGGCCCTGGGTCAGCTGGCGCGGGAACTCGGCATCGTCATCGTCGGCTCGCTGTTCGAGCGCCGCGCGCCGGGCCTGTACCACAATACCGCTGTCGTGCTCGACAGCGACGGCCGCCTGGCGGGCAAGTACCGCAAGATGCACATCCCCGATGACCCGGGCTTCTACGAGAAATTCTATTTCACCCCCGGCGACCTCGGCTTCGAGCCGGTGGATACCAGTATCGGCCGCCTGGGCGTGCTGGTCTGCTGGGACCAGTGGTACCCCGAAGCCGCCCGTTTGATGGCCCTGGCCGGTGCCGAACTGCTGCTCTACCCCACCGCCATCGGCTGGGATCCGCGCGACGACGAGGCCGAGAAAACACGTCAGCGCGATGCCTGGATCATCAGCCAGCGCGCCCATGCCGTGGCCAATGGCCTGCCGGTGCTCGCCTGCAACCGCACCGGCTTCGAACCGGACCCCAGCGAGAAGGGCCCCGGCATCCAGTTCTGGGGATCGAGCTTCGTCGCCGGCCCGCAGGGGGAATTTCTCGCCCAGGCACCCATGGATCAGGAAACGGTGCTCGTGACCGAGGTCGATCTCGACCGCTCGGAAGACGTGCGCCGCATCTGGCCCTTCCTGCGCGACCGGCGCATCGAGTCCTATGGCGATTTGCTGAAGCGCTATCGGGATTGA
- a CDS encoding agmatine deiminase family protein encodes MSQYILPPEWAPQSAVQLTWSHGDSDWAPYLIEVEPVFVELARQISLREKVLIACHDEDLREHVRTLLHRAGVNEQNLRLLVAPSNDTWARDHGPITVFDGGKPCLLDFGFNGWGLKYRANFDNQITRRLHAQGAFGDAPLRTIGMILEGGGIESDGQGTLLTTAECLLSPNRNPHLSPEELEAELRRLFGVQRVLWLHHGYLAGDDTDSHVDTLARLCSADTIAYVRCDDPADEHFEALMAMETELQGFRTLDGKPYHLVPLPWPAPRRNAEGDRLPATYANFLIINGAVLVPTYRDTQDAAALSALAACFPDREIIGIDCSPLIQQFGSLHCVTMQIPEGVVP; translated from the coding sequence ATGTCGCAATACATCCTTCCCCCGGAATGGGCGCCGCAGAGCGCCGTGCAACTCACCTGGTCCCATGGCGACAGCGACTGGGCGCCATATCTGATTGAAGTGGAGCCCGTGTTCGTCGAGCTGGCGCGCCAGATCAGCCTGCGTGAAAAAGTACTCATCGCCTGCCATGACGAAGACCTGCGCGAACACGTCCGCACCCTGCTGCACAGGGCAGGCGTGAACGAGCAAAACCTGCGCCTCCTGGTCGCGCCCAGCAACGACACCTGGGCCCGGGACCACGGCCCGATCACCGTGTTCGATGGCGGCAAGCCCTGCCTGCTCGACTTCGGCTTCAATGGCTGGGGCCTCAAGTACCGCGCCAACTTCGACAACCAGATCACCCGTCGCCTGCATGCCCAGGGCGCCTTTGGCGACGCCCCGCTCCGGACCATCGGCATGATTCTCGAAGGTGGCGGCATCGAAAGCGACGGCCAGGGCACCCTGCTGACCACGGCCGAATGCCTGCTCTCGCCCAACCGCAATCCACACCTGAGTCCTGAGGAGTTGGAAGCGGAACTCCGCCGCCTCTTTGGGGTCCAACGCGTGCTCTGGCTGCATCACGGCTATCTGGCGGGCGACGATACCGACAGCCATGTCGACACCCTGGCGCGGCTTTGTAGCGCGGACACCATCGCCTACGTGCGCTGCGATGACCCCGCCGACGAGCATTTTGAGGCCCTGATGGCCATGGAGACAGAGCTGCAGGGTTTTCGCACCCTGGATGGCAAGCCCTACCATCTGGTGCCCCTGCCCTGGCCCGCGCCCAGGCGCAATGCCGAAGGTGATCGCTTGCCCGCCACCTACGCCAATTTCCTGATCATCAATGGCGCGGTGCTGGTGCCGACCTATCGTGACACGCAAGACGCCGCGGCCCTGAGCGCGCTCGCCGCCTGCTTCCCGGATCGCGAGATCATCGGCATCGACTGCAGTCCGCTCATCCAGCAGTTCGGCAGCCTGCATTGCGTCACCATGCAAATTCCCGAAGGAGTGGTCCCTTGA
- a CDS encoding DUF421 domain-containing protein, with amino-acid sequence MESVLRALAVYIFIWLIFRVSGKRSLAQITTFDFVLLLIISEATQQALLGQDFSVTNAVIVISTMVGLDIALSLVKRRSPLMGRLIDGVPMIIVEDGQPLLDRMYRERVELEDVLAAARESQGLERLDQIKYAVLERSGGISIIPK; translated from the coding sequence ATGGAATCCGTGCTCCGCGCCCTGGCGGTCTACATCTTCATCTGGCTGATCTTCCGTGTCTCCGGCAAACGCTCTCTCGCTCAGATCACGACCTTCGACTTTGTACTACTGCTCATCATCAGCGAGGCCACTCAACAGGCCCTGCTCGGCCAGGATTTTTCGGTCACCAACGCCGTGATCGTCATCAGCACCATGGTGGGTCTGGATATTGCCCTGTCCCTGGTCAAGCGCCGCTCGCCGCTGATGGGACGGCTGATCGACGGCGTACCCATGATCATCGTCGAGGATGGCCAGCCCTTGCTGGATCGCATGTACCGGGAACGGGTGGAACTCGAAGACGTACTCGCCGCCGCGCGCGAATCCCAGGGCCTCGAACGGCTCGATCAGATCAAGTATGCCGTGCTCGAACGCAGTGGTGGCATCAGCATCATTCCCAAATGA
- a CDS encoding DNA topoisomerase IV subunit B, whose protein sequence is MAQVKKVYDESSIRVLRGLEPVKERPGMYTRTDSPTHIVQEVIDNAADEALGGHASRIVVTLHTDGSVSVEDDGRGIPVGQHPEEGVSTAEVVFTRLHAGGKFNKRDGAGAYAFSGGLHGVGVSVTNALSTRLELRIKRDGHEHTMAFAGGEPVTSLTRGAALKAKRQTGTQVRVWPDPRYFDSPKVSLAELERTLRAKAVLLPGVEVVLYLEQREGPAEMRTWRYEGGLQAYLAELSANAETVGAIFAGERYCKQSEQFADGEGAAWAMTWLVEGEAAGESYVNLIPTPAGGMHETGLRAGVFEAVKAFAEHHSLIPRGVKLTAEDAWARVAFVLSARVLDPQFQGQTKEKLSSRDAVKLVSSMVRDPLELWLNEHIDIGRKIAELAIRQATARLKQAQKVEKRKSSGVAVLPGKLTDCESRDASETELFLVEGDSAGGSAKQGRDKRFQAILPLRGKVLNTWEQDRDRLFANQEVHDIAVAIGVDPHGPQDQPDLSGLRYGKIIIMSDADVDGAHIQVLLLTLFFRHFPQLIGKGHVHIAQPPLFRVDVPAQGKGKPSRKLYALDDGELNVIVDKLRKEKVREGAWSVSRFKGLGEMFPEQLWDTTMNPDTRRLAPVGIRLGAEAETRTRFDLLMCRNEAAGRRQWLEARGNEVEADI, encoded by the coding sequence ATGGCACAAGTCAAAAAAGTCTATGATGAATCGAGCATCCGTGTGCTGCGCGGCCTGGAACCGGTCAAGGAACGGCCAGGCATGTACACGCGCACGGACTCTCCGACCCATATCGTACAGGAAGTGATCGACAATGCCGCCGATGAGGCCCTGGGTGGGCATGCCAGCCGCATCGTCGTAACCCTGCACACCGACGGCTCGGTCAGTGTCGAGGACGATGGCCGCGGCATCCCGGTGGGCCAGCACCCCGAGGAGGGCGTATCCACGGCGGAGGTGGTCTTCACCCGCCTGCATGCCGGCGGCAAGTTCAACAAGCGCGATGGCGCCGGCGCCTATGCCTTCTCCGGTGGCCTGCACGGTGTCGGCGTATCGGTGACCAATGCCCTCTCGACCCGGCTGGAACTGCGCATCAAGCGCGATGGCCATGAGCATACGATGGCCTTTGCCGGTGGCGAACCCGTCACGTCCCTGACCCGTGGCGCGGCGCTCAAGGCCAAGCGCCAGACCGGCACGCAGGTCAGGGTCTGGCCCGATCCGCGCTACTTCGACAGCCCGAAGGTGTCGCTGGCGGAACTGGAGCGCACCCTGCGCGCCAAGGCGGTGCTGCTGCCGGGCGTGGAGGTCGTGCTCTATCTGGAGCAGCGCGAAGGGCCGGCCGAGATGCGCACCTGGCGCTACGAGGGCGGGTTGCAGGCCTATCTGGCCGAACTGAGCGCCAATGCCGAAACCGTGGGCGCGATCTTTGCCGGCGAGCGCTATTGCAAGCAGAGCGAGCAGTTTGCCGATGGCGAGGGCGCGGCCTGGGCCATGACCTGGCTGGTGGAAGGCGAGGCCGCGGGCGAGAGCTATGTCAACCTCATCCCGACACCGGCCGGCGGCATGCATGAAACCGGTCTGCGCGCCGGGGTATTCGAGGCAGTGAAGGCCTTCGCCGAGCACCACAGCCTGATCCCGCGCGGGGTAAAGCTCACCGCCGAGGACGCCTGGGCGCGGGTAGCCTTCGTGCTCTCCGCCCGGGTGCTCGACCCGCAGTTTCAGGGCCAGACCAAGGAAAAGCTCAGCTCGCGCGATGCCGTCAAGCTGGTTTCGAGCATGGTGCGCGACCCGCTGGAGCTTTGGCTCAACGAGCACATTGATATCGGGCGCAAGATCGCTGAACTCGCCATTCGCCAGGCCACGGCGCGGCTGAAGCAGGCGCAGAAGGTCGAAAAGCGCAAGTCCAGTGGTGTCGCCGTGCTGCCGGGCAAGCTGACCGACTGCGAATCGCGGGATGCCAGCGAGACCGAGCTCTTTCTGGTGGAGGGCGACTCCGCCGGCGGCTCGGCCAAGCAGGGCCGCGACAAGCGCTTTCAGGCCATCCTGCCCCTGCGCGGCAAGGTACTCAACACCTGGGAGCAGGATCGCGACCGGCTCTTCGCCAATCAGGAAGTGCATGACATCGCCGTGGCCATCGGCGTCGATCCGCATGGGCCGCAGGATCAGCCGGATCTCTCCGGACTGCGCTACGGCAAGATCATCATCATGTCCGATGCCGATGTCGATGGCGCGCATATCCAGGTGCTGCTATTGACGCTCTTTTTCCGCCACTTTCCCCAGCTCATCGGCAAGGGTCACGTGCATATCGCCCAGCCGCCACTGTTTCGGGTGGACGTGCCCGCCCAGGGCAAGGGCAAGCCGTCGCGCAAGCTCTATGCCCTGGATGATGGCGAGCTGAATGTGATCGTGGACAAGCTGCGCAAGGAAAAGGTGCGTGAGGGCGCCTGGTCGGTATCGCGCTTCAAAGGCCTTGGCGAGATGTTCCCGGAACAGCTCTGGGACACCACCATGAACCCCGATACCAGGCGACTGGCGCCGGTAGGCATTCGCTTGGGCGCCGAGGCCGAAACCCGTACCCGCTTTGATCTCTTGATGTGCCGCAACGAGGCCGCCGGACGTCGTCAGTGGCTGGAAGCCCGCGGCAATGAAGTCGAAGCCGATATCTAG
- a CDS encoding PatB family C-S lyase produces the protein MAVEHGRFDFDIPIERRGTGSVKWDRYKGRDILPLWVADMDFAAPPAVIEALQARVAHGVFGYGNAPDDLLDAIQAHLLRVYGWQVWPDWIVWLPGLVPGLHLACRAVGEPGEAVLTLSPVYPPFLKAPAASDRRLIDVPLARDDQGYYSIDFERLEAAITPDTRLLLLCNPHNPVGRVYTETELRDLAAFCERHDLTICSDEIHDGLVLDPSRRHIPLASLDAEIARRSITLMAPSKTYNIPGLGFSFAIIPDADLRRRFRDAKAGAVPEVNVLGFSAALAAYTQAQAWHAALLDYLRGNLARVAEAVAAMPGLSMSPVEATYLAWIDARAIDPMQAGRFFEQAGVGLSEGTDFGAPGFVRLNFGCPRATLDEALTRMSAAMKAHTTKD, from the coding sequence ATGGCAGTAGAGCACGGCCGGTTTGATTTCGACATCCCCATCGAGCGGCGCGGGACGGGCAGCGTCAAGTGGGACCGCTACAAGGGTCGGGACATTCTGCCGCTCTGGGTGGCGGACATGGATTTCGCCGCCCCGCCGGCAGTGATCGAGGCCCTGCAGGCGCGGGTCGCGCATGGCGTGTTTGGCTATGGCAATGCGCCGGATGATCTGCTGGATGCGATTCAGGCGCACCTCTTGCGGGTTTATGGCTGGCAGGTGTGGCCGGACTGGATCGTCTGGTTGCCGGGCCTGGTGCCGGGCCTGCATCTGGCTTGCCGGGCCGTGGGTGAGCCAGGGGAGGCCGTCCTGACCCTCTCGCCGGTCTATCCGCCCTTCCTGAAAGCGCCGGCTGCTTCGGATCGGCGTCTGATCGATGTGCCGCTGGCGCGTGATGACCAGGGCTATTACAGCATCGATTTCGAACGGCTGGAGGCGGCCATCACGCCCGATACCCGATTGCTGCTGCTGTGCAATCCACACAATCCGGTGGGCCGGGTCTATACCGAAACGGAGCTGCGCGACCTGGCGGCTTTCTGCGAACGTCATGACCTGACGATCTGCAGCGACGAAATCCACGATGGGCTGGTGCTCGATCCGTCCCGCCGACACATTCCGCTGGCCAGTCTGGATGCGGAGATTGCCCGGCGCAGCATCACCCTGATGGCACCGAGCAAGACTTACAACATTCCAGGCCTGGGCTTTTCCTTTGCCATCATTCCCGATGCCGATCTGCGCCGGCGCTTTCGCGATGCCAAGGCCGGCGCCGTGCCGGAGGTGAACGTGCTGGGCTTCAGCGCGGCCCTGGCCGCCTATACGCAGGCGCAGGCCTGGCATGCCGCCCTGCTGGATTATCTACGTGGCAACCTGGCGCGGGTGGCGGAGGCGGTGGCCGCCATGCCGGGCCTGTCGATGAGCCCGGTCGAGGCGACCTATCTGGCCTGGATTGATGCCCGCGCGATTGATCCCATGCAGGCGGGGCGCTTTTTCGAGCAGGCCGGGGTGGGGCTGTCGGAGGGGACGGATTTCGGGGCGCCTGGCTTTGTGCGCCTGAATTTCGGCTGCCCGCGCGCCACGCTCGACGAGGCGCTGACTCGCATGTCGGCTGCCATGAAAGCGCATACGACAAAAGACTGA
- a CDS encoding YihY/virulence factor BrkB family protein: protein MHDEPAERDRGRSAQVPQEIPKPGWRDVLLRVKASISDDNLSITAAGTAFYLFLAVFPGLAALVSLYGLLADPVDVQNQINSLVGILPRDALATLNQQLTSITSHSGSALSLGFVSALLLTLWSATGGVKALITALNIAYHEHEKRGFIRLNLTAIGLTISVLLFFVFALMLVVVMPIIFNFIGLGWVVEIALRLLRWPLLAGIVMVLLAVLYRYAPSRGEPRWSWVSTGAVVATLMWVAGSLGFSFYVENFANYNKTYGSLGAVVILLMWFYYSAFIILLGAELNAEMEHQTAKDTTTGKPQPMGERDAYVADTLGKVP, encoded by the coding sequence ATGCACGACGAGCCGGCTGAACGTGATCGCGGCCGCAGCGCGCAAGTGCCGCAGGAGATTCCCAAACCTGGCTGGCGGGACGTCCTGCTGCGTGTCAAGGCAAGCATCAGTGACGACAATCTTTCGATCACTGCCGCCGGTACCGCTTTTTACCTCTTTCTGGCGGTCTTCCCGGGGCTGGCCGCATTGGTCTCCCTGTATGGCCTGCTCGCAGACCCGGTGGATGTGCAGAATCAGATCAACTCGCTGGTCGGGATTCTGCCGCGCGATGCACTGGCGACCCTCAATCAGCAGCTTACGAGCATCACCTCGCATTCTGGCTCTGCCCTGAGCCTTGGCTTCGTCAGCGCCTTGTTGCTGACGCTCTGGTCGGCTACGGGTGGGGTCAAGGCCCTGATCACGGCGCTCAACATCGCCTATCATGAGCATGAAAAACGGGGATTCATCCGGCTCAATCTCACGGCAATCGGCTTGACCATCAGCGTGCTGCTCTTTTTCGTGTTTGCATTGATGCTGGTGGTCGTGATGCCGATCATCTTCAACTTCATCGGCCTGGGCTGGGTGGTCGAGATTGCGCTCAGACTGCTGCGCTGGCCCTTGCTGGCGGGCATCGTCATGGTATTGCTGGCGGTGCTCTACCGCTATGCGCCGAGCCGCGGCGAGCCGCGCTGGAGCTGGGTCAGTACCGGTGCTGTGGTGGCAACCCTGATGTGGGTCGCCGGTTCGCTGGGCTTTTCGTTTTACGTCGAGAACTTCGCCAACTACAACAAGACCTACGGATCGCTGGGCGCGGTGGTCATCCTGCTGATGTGGTTCTACTACTCGGCCTTCATCATCCTGCTTGGCGCCGAGCTCAATGCCGAGATGGAGCACCAGACGGCCAAGGACACCACCACCGGCAAGCCCCAGCCCATGGGCGAGCGGGATGCCTATGTGGCCGATACCCTGGGCAAGGTGCCTTAG
- the parC gene encoding DNA topoisomerase IV subunit A: MDTLDLFETTEAGKQPPKTPPAPPAAADAGDFLPLGDYAERAYLQYAMSVVKGRALPDVADGLKPVQRRILFAMRELGLGASAKPVKSARVVGEVLGKLHPHGDASAYDAMVRMAQDFSLRYPLIDGHGNFGSRDGDGAAAMRYTEARLSAFAELLLAEIDQGTVDFVSNYDNTLEEPQVLPARLPVLLLNGASGIAVGMATEVPSHNLAEVAEAAVALIQNPQLDVNDLLRIIPGPDFPGGGQIISSPETIRDIYSSGRGSLRVRARWRIEKLARGQWQAVIHELPPQTSSQKVLEEIEELSNPRVRAGRKELSAEQRQSRQAILSVLDAVRDESGREHAVRLVFEPKSSRQDPEEFMQLLLSLTSLEGNAPMNLVSIGLDGRPAQKNLKEILAEWIAFRFQTVTRRSRHRLEKVEARIHILEGRMIAFLNIDEVIRVIREADDPKADLIAHFALSETQAEDILEIRLRQLARLEGIKIERELGELREERGTLLELLDDTGKMRRLIIKEIRKDAQRFGDARRTLIEQAVTASAKPAAVLDEPVTVILSRKGWIRSRTGHGLDAGGFSFKEGDGLLATAELRSTESVLLMDDQGRAYTLPAASVPGGRGEGVPVGTLLELPKGARIQFMLSSGPEQRWLLASSDGYGFIAGTTDLQSRVRGGKAVVNLSEGAALLPPIAVAEQDELVLRTLTGRLLIYPAGEIRSMARGRGVQLMALAAGDQLAEIQILGEGLTVPGKRKPQQLGKAQLAAFRGKRGGRGKLPGEGR; the protein is encoded by the coding sequence ATGGATACCCTGGATCTGTTTGAAACGACCGAGGCCGGCAAGCAGCCGCCCAAGACCCCTCCCGCCCCGCCCGCAGCGGCGGACGCTGGCGATTTTCTGCCATTAGGGGACTACGCCGAGCGCGCCTATCTGCAATATGCCATGAGCGTGGTCAAGGGCCGCGCCCTGCCGGACGTGGCCGATGGCCTCAAGCCGGTGCAGCGGCGCATCCTGTTTGCCATGCGCGAGCTGGGGCTGGGCGCCAGCGCCAAGCCGGTCAAGTCGGCGCGCGTGGTCGGTGAGGTGCTGGGCAAGCTGCACCCGCATGGGGATGCCTCCGCCTATGACGCCATGGTGCGCATGGCGCAGGACTTCAGCCTGCGCTATCCCCTGATCGACGGCCACGGCAATTTCGGCTCGCGTGATGGCGATGGCGCGGCGGCCATGCGCTATACCGAAGCGCGGCTCTCGGCCTTTGCCGAACTGCTGCTCGCCGAGATCGACCAGGGCACGGTGGACTTCGTCAGCAACTACGACAACACCCTGGAAGAGCCCCAGGTCCTGCCAGCGCGCCTGCCGGTGCTGCTGCTCAATGGCGCCTCGGGCATTGCCGTGGGCATGGCCACCGAGGTGCCGTCGCACAACCTTGCGGAGGTGGCGGAAGCCGCCGTTGCCCTGATCCAGAATCCGCAGCTCGATGTTAATGATCTCCTGCGGATCATACCGGGCCCGGATTTCCCCGGCGGTGGCCAGATCATCAGCAGCCCGGAAACCATTCGCGACATCTACAGCAGTGGCCGGGGCAGCCTGCGGGTGCGGGCGCGCTGGCGCATCGAGAAGCTGGCGCGCGGCCAGTGGCAGGCAGTCATCCATGAACTGCCGCCCCAGACTTCGAGCCAGAAGGTGCTGGAAGAAATCGAGGAGCTCAGCAATCCGCGGGTACGCGCCGGGCGCAAGGAACTCAGCGCCGAGCAGCGCCAGTCGCGTCAGGCCATTTTAAGCGTGCTGGACGCCGTGCGCGACGAGTCCGGCCGCGAGCATGCCGTGCGCCTGGTGTTCGAGCCCAAGTCCTCGCGTCAGGACCCCGAGGAGTTCATGCAACTGCTGCTGTCGCTGACCTCACTGGAAGGCAATGCGCCGATGAATCTGGTCAGCATCGGTCTGGATGGCCGGCCGGCACAGAAGAACCTCAAGGAGATCCTGGCGGAATGGATCGCCTTCCGCTTCCAGACCGTCACCCGCCGCAGCCGCCACCGGCTGGAGAAAGTGGAAGCGCGCATCCACATCCTCGAAGGCCGGATGATTGCCTTCCTCAATATCGATGAAGTCATCCGCGTCATCCGCGAGGCCGATGATCCCAAGGCTGACCTGATCGCACATTTCGCGCTCTCGGAAACCCAGGCCGAGGATATCCTCGAAATCCGCCTGCGCCAGCTCGCCCGGCTTGAAGGCATCAAGATCGAGCGCGAGCTTGGCGAACTGCGCGAGGAACGCGGGACCCTGCTGGAATTGCTGGATGACACCGGCAAGATGCGCCGCCTGATCATCAAGGAAATCCGCAAGGATGCGCAGCGCTTTGGCGACGCGCGCCGCACACTGATCGAACAGGCCGTGACCGCCAGCGCCAAGCCCGCTGCCGTGCTCGATGAGCCGGTCACGGTCATCCTGTCGCGCAAGGGCTGGATTCGCAGCCGCACAGGGCATGGGCTGGATGCCGGCGGGTTCAGCTTCAAGGAAGGCGATGGCCTGCTGGCCACCGCTGAACTGCGCAGCACCGAAAGCGTACTGCTGATGGATGATCAGGGGCGCGCTTATACCCTGCCCGCCGCCAGCGTTCCGGGCGGGCGTGGCGAAGGCGTGCCGGTCGGTACCCTGCTGGAGCTGCCGAAAGGCGCGCGCATTCAGTTCATGCTGAGTAGCGGGCCGGAACAGCGCTGGCTGCTGGCCAGCTCCGATGGCTATGGCTTTATTGCAGGCACGACTGATCTGCAATCCCGCGTGCGCGGCGGCAAGGCCGTGGTGAATCTGAGCGAAGGCGCGGCACTGCTGCCGCCAATCGCGGTCGCCGAGCAGGATGAGCTGGTCCTGCGAACGCTAACCGGTCGCCTGCTGATCTACCCGGCCGGCGAGATCCGCAGCATGGCCCGTGGCCGCGGGGTGCAACTGATGGCGCTGGCCGCTGGCGACCAGCTCGCGGAGATCCAGATCCTCGGCGAGGGACTCACCGTGCCCGGCAAGCGCAAGCCGCAACAGCTCGGCAAAGCGCAACTCGCTGCATTCCGGGGTAAACGTGGCGGGCGCGGCAAGCTGCCCGGCGAGGGCCGCTAA
- a CDS encoding ankyrin repeat domain-containing protein translates to MNNRTIKRLILLAGLLVSTGMLPAEAGDLISSVRQGDTASVRQLIESGADFNQAGPYGTTPLMFAAMYGWQDIAQMLISAGADINARNQDNGTALMIAAHKGNAALVRQLLSLGATPDIKNRSGATALMLAAHRGHVATVQTLLAGGADINAQDLGGWTPLFFAVNEDHRQVAKLLLEAGANPRLLAKDGSSALELAKRQNDPVLIQLLQRWGVPEEAREN, encoded by the coding sequence ATGAATAATCGCACCATCAAGCGCCTGATCCTGCTGGCAGGACTTCTCGTGTCCACTGGCATGCTCCCCGCAGAAGCGGGCGACCTGATCAGCAGCGTTCGCCAGGGCGACACTGCCAGCGTCCGCCAGCTCATCGAGTCCGGTGCCGATTTCAATCAGGCAGGCCCCTACGGCACGACCCCGCTGATGTTCGCCGCCATGTATGGCTGGCAGGACATCGCGCAGATGCTGATCAGCGCCGGGGCGGACATCAATGCCCGCAACCAGGACAATGGCACCGCCCTGATGATTGCCGCGCACAAGGGCAATGCCGCTCTGGTACGGCAGTTGCTCAGCCTTGGCGCGACGCCAGACATCAAGAACCGCAGCGGCGCGACCGCGCTGATGCTGGCGGCGCATCGGGGCCATGTGGCCACAGTGCAGACCCTGCTCGCCGGCGGGGCCGACATCAATGCCCAGGACCTCGGCGGCTGGACGCCGCTGTTTTTTGCGGTCAACGAAGATCACCGCCAGGTTGCGAAGCTGCTATTGGAGGCTGGCGCCAATCCACGATTGCTTGCAAAGGACGGCAGCTCCGCGCTGGAGCTGGCCAAGCGCCAGAATGATCCGGTCCTGATCCAGTTGCTGCAGCGTTGGGGAGTGCCAGAGGAAGCGCGGGAGAACTAA